A DNA window from Falco peregrinus isolate bFalPer1 chromosome 8, bFalPer1.pri, whole genome shotgun sequence contains the following coding sequences:
- the PDK1 gene encoding pyruvate dehydrogenase (acetyl-transferring) kinase isozyme 1, mitochondrial encodes MRLLRALLRGASPGSIPQQVDFYSRFSPSPLSMKQFLDFGSENACEKTSFMFLRQELPVRLANIMKEISLLPDNLLRTPSVQLVQSWYVQSLQEILDFKDKSSEDSGAIHSFTDTVIKIRNRHNDVIPTMAQGVIEYKESFGIDPVTSQNVQYFLDRFYMSRISIRMLLNQHSLLFGGKINPAHPKHIGSIDPSCSVVEVIRDGYESAKRLCDLYYVSSPELILQEMNAKSPGQPMQVVYVPSHLYHMVFELFKNAMRATMEHNADRCIYPPIHVHVTLGNEDLTVKMSDRGGGVPMRKIDRLFNYMYSTAPRPRVETSRATPLAGFGYGLPISRLYAQYFQGDLKLYSLEGYGTDAVIYIKALSTESIERLPVYNKAAWKHYKANHEADDWCVPSSEPKDMTTFRST; translated from the exons ATGAGGCTGCTGCGCGCCCTGCTGCGCGGCGCCTCCCCGGGCAGCATCCCGCAGCAGGTGGACTTCTACTCGCGCTTCTCTCCCTCGCCGCTCTCCATGAAGCAGTTCCTGGACTTCG GATCTGAAAATGCTTGTGAGAAGACTTCATTTATGTTTCTGCGACAAGAGTTGCCTGTCAGATTGGCAAACATAATGAAGGAAATAAGTCTGCTTCCAGACAACCTCCTAAGAACACCTTCAGTtcagctggtgcagagctg gtATGTTCAAAGTCTTCAGGAGATCCTTGACTTTAAAGACAAAAGCTCAGAAGATTCAGGGGCTATTCATAG ttttacagatACTGTGATAAAAATCCGTAATCGACACAATGATGTGATTCCTACGATGGCTCAAGGAGTAATAGAGTACAAGGAAAGCTTTGGCATCGATCCAGTGACCTCACAGAATGTGCAGTATTTTTTAGACCGTTTCTACATGAGTCGCATTTCAATTAGAATGCTCCTTAATCAACACT CTTTACTCTTTGGTGGGAAAATTAATCCAGCTCATCCAAAACACATTGGAAGCATCGATCCTAGCTGCAGCGTTGTTGAAGTTATTAGAG ATGGCTATGAAAGTGCCAAGAGACTCTGTGATTTATATTATGTGAGCTCTCCAGAACTAATCCTTCAAGAGATGAACG CTAAATCACCAGGACAGCCCATGCAAGTGGTGTATGTGCCATCACACCTCTATCACATGGTTTTTGAACTTTTCAAG AATGCAATGAGAGCCACCATGGAACATAATGCTGATCGATGCATTTATCCTCCAATTCATGTACACGTCACATTGGGAAATGAGGATTTAACTGTGAAG ATGAGTGATCGTGGTGGAGGTGTTCCTATGAGAAAAATTGACAGATTGTTCAACTACATGTATTCAACAGCACCACGTCCACGTGTTGAGACGTCACGAGCTACACCTTTG GCTGGATTTGGTTATGGCTTACCCATATCACGTCTGTATGCACAGTACTTCCAAGGAGACCTGAAACTGTATTCCTTAGAAGGCTATGGTACAGATGCAGTTATTTACATAAAG GCCTTATCAACGGAATCAATTGAAAGACTCCCTGTATATAACAAAGCAGCCTGGAAACATTATAAAGCAAACCATGAAGCAGATGATTGGTGCGTGCCAAGCAGTGAGCCAAAGGACATGACCACTTTTCGCAGTACATAG